The Bacteroidia bacterium DNA window CATTTAAATATAAAACCAAGTTTACTGCTGATCCTTGCTTTTTCGGTGCTGATTGCAGCGGGCACAATTTTCCTGATGATGCCGGAAATGACTGCTGACGGAAGGGGAGCCGATTTCGTGACAGCGCTCTTCACGGCCACCAGTGCCGCCTGCGTTACCGGCCATATCGTAGCCGATACTGCGACTTATTTTAGTATAACAGGCCAGGCCGTGATCATGATATTAATGCAGCTCGGTGGTATCGGAATCGTAACTTTCGGGATGTTCTTCGCACTTTTTTCCCGTGAGGGAGTGTCGCTAAAGCATTCATCAGCTATGCAACAGCTTTTTGACGCTCCCTCTCTCCACAGCGCCAAAGCCCTCTTAGGCCAGGTAGTGATGGTTACGCTCACTATAGAATTACTTGGTTTTATTGCCGTTTACTTGCTCTGGCCCCCCGTAATGGAATTTGAACATACGGGAGAAAAGCTTTTCTTTTCTCTTTTTCATTCCATTTCAGGGTTTTGTAATGCCGGATTTTCCCTTTTTTCTAACGGCCTTTATGAAGAACCGCTGCGGCAGGCCTACCTTCTGCACATCGTAATGGCTGGGTTGATCTTCTTTGGTTCCCTGGGATTCCCGGCCATCCGCGATCTGTTCAGCGTACCCCGGCTGAGAGAGCGCATGCGTTTTCCCTGGAAAGGTTGGGAAATTGACACCCGAATAGCTGTTTATACATCCTTCGCTCTTATCCTTTTTGGAATGATCATTTTTTATACTTTGGAAAAGGATAACACCCTGGCTGGTGAGGGAAATTTTGGCAAAATGGTAGGAGCTCTTTTTCAATCTGTAACGGCAAGAACTGCGGGTTTTAATACGGTTGATATTGGTGCCGTCAGCGTGCCGGCCCTGTTTCTTTTGATCGTACTGATGTTTATCGGAGGCTCATCAGCCTCTACAGCCGGGGGCATTAAAACCTCCACTTTTGTTATAATCTTCACCTCAGTGTTTGCGACCATACGGGGCAAAAAAAATCTTGAAATCGCCAACCGTTCTGTTTCCATGGATATGCTGCTCAAAGCTTACTCTATTGTGGTATTTGCACTATCCTTTATTATAGTGTCCATTTTTCTGCTCACGCTCACTGATCCTGGAGTACCTTTTCTTCAGCTAGCTTTTGAAGAAGTTTCTGCTTTCTGTACTGTAGGTCTTTCCACCGGTATTTCGGCCGATCTGTCTGTCCCCGGAAAATTCATTTTGATATTTTCGATGTTCGTTGGCAGGGTTGGTATTCTCACTCTGGCCCTGGCGCTAAGCACATTAGTAAAGACCACCCGGTATGATTATCCACAGGCGCATATCACAATCGGGTAAATACACTGGGAAAATTAACAGCAGATTGAGCCATTGATTAAAATTCAAATAAAAATTCCATGACTACCATCTCTTTAGAAGGCATCATAATAAAAGCACCTATTGGATTCTATAAGGCTGAGCGAATGCTGAAACGGAATTTTGCTGTGGATATTAAGGTCTTAATTCCTCTGGAAGCATCCGCTTTGGAGGATGACGTTGCCAATACCATAAATTATGAAGCGCTGCATTCCATTGTGCAAAGCGAAATGGAGAAACCCGCAAAACTGATCGAAACGGTAGCCGCCAAGATTGCGAATGAAGTGCAAATAAAATTTCCACAGGTACGGCAGGTATGGGTAAAAATATCCAAGCCTGATCCTATGATGAATGGCACCATCAGGCAATCAGCCATTGAGTATGTATGGAGCTCTCCGGAGGCCTGAAACGAAAAAAGCACCTCAAGAGGTGCTTTTTTCTATTTAATAAAATGGCTGGAAATTTATTCCTGCAACGTAAGGTTAATGGCCAGTTCCACAT harbors:
- a CDS encoding potassium transporter TrkG codes for the protein MKQRIFDFIFHQRELGLRFIRLSSVTVSAIALLVLSYYYGFPVSNRTEVMLGEVFRVIFIYYVASFLLRFVFNYGRWEFIRHNWLEALLTLLILFDGISVLVFNSSLLYEVLDRLDLEHVANVYLYIIKLYLLLYVLVEFARLGPRIIHLNIKPSLLLILAFSVLIAAGTIFLMMPEMTADGRGADFVTALFTATSAACVTGHIVADTATYFSITGQAVIMILMQLGGIGIVTFGMFFALFSREGVSLKHSSAMQQLFDAPSLHSAKALLGQVVMVTLTIELLGFIAVYLLWPPVMEFEHTGEKLFFSLFHSISGFCNAGFSLFSNGLYEEPLRQAYLLHIVMAGLIFFGSLGFPAIRDLFSVPRLRERMRFPWKGWEIDTRIAVYTSFALILFGMIIFYTLEKDNTLAGEGNFGKMVGALFQSVTARTAGFNTVDIGAVSVPALFLLIVLMFIGGSSASTAGGIKTSTFVIIFTSVFATIRGKKNLEIANRSVSMDMLLKAYSIVVFALSFIIVSIFLLTLTDPGVPFLQLAFEEVSAFCTVGLSTGISADLSVPGKFILIFSMFVGRVGILTLALALSTLVKTTRYDYPQAHITIG
- the folB gene encoding dihydroneopterin aldolase is translated as MTTISLEGIIIKAPIGFYKAERMLKRNFAVDIKVLIPLEASALEDDVANTINYEALHSIVQSEMEKPAKLIETVAAKIANEVQIKFPQVRQVWVKISKPDPMMNGTIRQSAIEYVWSSPEA